The nucleotide window TGTAAACAAAGGGCACGCGTACGTGCAGGCAGGCGCCGGCGTCGTAGCGGATTCGGTCCCGGCAAATGAGTTCGATGAATGCGTGAACAAGGCGTCGGCGCTGATGAGGGCGGCGGAAGCGGCAAAGGGCAGTGGTTCCCTATGATCTTCGTTCTCGATAATTACGATTCGTTCACCTACAACCTGGTGCAGTATCTGGGTGAGTTGGGTGGTGAGGTGGTGGTGCGGCGCAACGATCAGGTCACGCTTGAGCAGATTGAAGATCTGCGGCCGGATCGCATACTGGTTTCGCCGGGGCCGTGTACGCCAAAGGAGGCAGGCATCAGTATCCCGCTTATTCAGCACTTTGCGGGAAAGGTGCCATTGCTGGGAGTTTGCCTGGGACATCAGGCAATAGGCGCGGCTTTTGGTGCTCGCGTGATTCGGGCCGCGAACTTGATGCATGGAAAGACCAGTGCAGTTGAGCACGATGGACGAACGATTTTCAACGGCGTAGCTTCGCCGATGACCGCGACGCGCTACCACTCGCTGATTGTTGCCGAGGAGAACCTGCCGGCGGATCTCGAGGTGAGCGCGCGCACGCGTGAGGCCGATGGGACGCAGATCATCATGGGGCTGCGGCATCGGAGATTCGCGGTTGAGGGCGTGCAATTTCACCCCGAAAGCGTGCTGACGGGCGATGGCAAAACCCTGATCCGCAACTTCCTCAAACTCTAAATTATCTGGCTAAAGCGGCTGGTAAATTCGGAAACTGTTGCCAAGAAGCTTGACACTCTCGATTGTTCATATCATCCTGTTTTGATTCTTGTGGAGGCATTATGCCCGCATTCCCATCGGAGCAGAGGGCTACAAGGCGATTTCCGCTGAAGCTCCCTGTGACCGTGCGGTACGCCCAGGGGCGCCCTGAGACGAATGCGCAAACACGCGACGTAAGTTCTCGCGGAATCTGTTTCTATATGGATTCCAGGCTCGACACTGGTTCTCAGATTGAGTTCACGCTGACGCTGCCACCGGAGATCACAATGACGGAAGCGATCAGGGTGCGTTGTAGAGGCAAGGTAGTGCGTGTGGAGTCTCCGCTGCCTGGCGGCAAAATCGCTACCGCGGCAGAGATCGACAAATACGAGTTTGTCAGTGAGCAATACGGAGCTGCCGCCGTTTAACAGCCAACACTGCAAGGCCATTCACGAGCTTTCCGGCACGGTCCGCCGTGCCTTTTCTATTTGCCGGGCAGCTCGCGCCCATTACGAGTTACGCGCAACGGCAGCGCAGATGTGTTTGAATAAGCCTTCCGATGAAATACGGATGTAACGCCCTGATACTCGCCGCGCTGTGCTCCGCGCCTTCGGCCCTGATGGGTCAGAGCGTCGTCGGCAATGTGTTCGCCTCCGATGCCGCGGTGACTGGTTCGGTGATGGTGGTTTCAGGCGGAACGCAGGTGCTGAGCGGGTCGCAGGTGGCTGCAGGTGTAAGCACGGCGGTGCTGCGATTGGCGCGCGGTGGCGAGATAAGAATCTGTCCGGGAACAAGCGTCGCGATTGCGGCTTCCGTCAACGGCAGTAAGTTGATGTTAAGTCTGAACACGGGCAGCATGGAAACACATTACGACTTGGGCGAAACGCTTGACGGCCTGGTGACGCCGGACTTCCGCATGCAATTGATCGGGCCGGGCGCATTCCATTTCGCCGTTGCGGCCAACGAGAAGGGTGACATGTGCATCCGCAGCCTGCCGGGAAGCACGGCCGCTGTGATCGTCTCCGAGGTGATGGGCGACGGAACCTACCAGGTGAAACCGGGTGACGATGTGGTCTTTCGTGACGGGCAGGTGAGTGGAGCGACACGCGGGACGACGGGTTCGTGCGGCTGCCCAGCGCCTCCCCCCGTGCCGGTGCAGAGTGCTGCCAATCCCAAGCCAAACGTTTCGGCCAACAATTTGACGCCGCCACCCGTACAGGTTGCGGCGGCCGAACCTCAACTCCACGTCGAGGTGGACGCTCCGTTTGTGTTCAACGCGGAAGCGGCTACGGAGGACCCTTCCTACGGCGTCGCCAATTTGAAGACTCGCGGAACAGGCGACATCGCTCTGCAACTGCAACCAACCGTTCTTCCGCCCGCTGCCGTCGAGAAGACTCCACCGCGCGCCGTGGCCACGGCTCCAAAAAAGAAGGCGACCTCGGGCGGATTCTTCAAAAAAGTCGGCTCCTTCTTCGGCAGAATCTTCAAAGGGTGATCACCGTACTCGGCTGTTTCGCTGCGCGGTGCTAAACTCCAGCGCATGGCGGAACAAACTCGCTCGCGAGTACTGCTTTGGGTGCTGGTTGGCGGCGGCGCCTTCTTTCTCTTCCTACTGGCAATTTTCACGCTGGTGTACTTCAGCATGCGCTCGGACTCGAAGAGCGAGTTCGCTGCGTTTGGCGATAAGATCGGCGTCGTTGACCTCGAAGGCGTAATCCTCTCGCCGAAAGAGACGGTCAAGCATCTGAAGAAGTTTGCCGACGATGACTCCATTAAAGCCATTGTGGTGCACGTCAACACGCCCGGAGGCGGCGCGGCGGCTTCGGAAGAAATTTACCGCGAGGTCAAGAGGATTCGCGACGAGAAGAAGAAGCGAATCGTTGCCTCCATTGAGACCGTTGGCGCCAGCGGCGGCTACTACGTGGCTTCAGCAACGAACAAAATTTACGCCAACGACGCCTCCATCGTTGGCTCTATCGGCGTGATTGCGGAGTGGTACAACTACGCAGACCTGATGAAGTGGGCCAAGCTGAAAGAAGTGACCTTGAAAGCCGGAGAGTTCAAGGACACCGGTTCGCCGACGCGGGACATGACGCCCTCCGAGCGTGCCTACATGCAGAGCCTCGTGGACAACATGCACGAGCAATTCATCCACTCTGTTGCGCAGGGGCGCGGGATGAAGGATGAGGACGTGAAGTCAATCGCCGATGGAAAGGTGTGGACCGGGCAACAGGCGCTTCCGCTGAAGCTTGTGGATGAGATTTCGGATTTCCAGGGGGCGGTGAAGGATACGGCGAAGGCGGTCGGCATCAGGGGCGAACCCACGCTGGTTCGCCCGACGAAAGAGAAGAAAACGCTGGCCGATATTCTCTTTGGCGACATCTCGGACTACATCCCGGACCGCGCCAAGCTTATGCAGACAAACATCGGCTTCTACTATTTGTGGAAGTGATGAATGTGAATGGAATCGTCTCGGCCGATTCAGAGTTTCCGGCGTCAGCGTCGTGCGCACACCCTGCTGCCGGTAAAACCGCTCTCGCTGGACTCACTCGGTTTAAATGTGAGATGAATTCTGATAATGTTGCTAAACTCAGTCTTGCCAAGAGCTTAAGGAATTTGAGATGGTAGGAAGCTGAGTTCGCAGGAATCGGCGACGGTACATACATTTTCGGAGAAGCTGCTCATGACGAAAGCGGATTTGATCGAAGAAGTCTCCCGGCTTGTTGAGCTTACGCGCAAAGACAGCGAAGTGATCGTAGAAACAATCTTCGACAGCGTCGTGCGATCGCTCCGTGCGGGCGACAAGATCGAAATTCGTGGTTTCGGCAGCTTCCGTACGCGTCAGCGGCAGCCGCGCGTCGGACGCAATCCGAAAACCGGCGCTCGCGTCGAAGTTCCTGCCAAGAAGATTCCTTTCTTCAAGCCCAGCAAGGAATTGAAAGATATGGTAAACACCGCCTCCCAGCAACCCGCCGCAGCCGCTGCGATCGAGAGCACGCCAGAACCAACTCCGGGCGAGGGAAACGCCTAAGGGACTCCCAAACGCACCTGGTTTAGCGTTCAGTCATACGTCAAGCCGCAAGCTACTGCTTGCGGCTTTTGCTTTCTGGCAATTAAAAGCGTCATCTCCTGACCACTAGAAGAAAGCGAACGACCGGTCTTTGTACTCTGCTTGCAAAACGTCCGATGTCCGAAGTCCGAAATCTGAAGTCGGAATTCCGATGCCCGGTGTCTGACCTAGCTCCTGATCCCTACGGCTGCCATCATCCTTCCGGTTGCGTACTCGATGCGGTGCGAGAAGAAGATGTCCGTTCGGCAGGCGGTACAGAGGCCGAGCATTTCGACGTTCTTCTCAGGAACGCCAGCGTCGCGCAACTGGTAAAGATTGGCCTTGGCGAGATTGAGGTGCGTCTTCATTGCAGGAGCGCCGTGTCCGGGAGCGCGCTGGTTCATGAAAAGCAGCGGATACTTGATGTGCAGCGAGTTGGAGTCGAAGACCTGCTCGAAGAGTTCCGTGGCATAAGCGAACTGAGTCTCGAACTCGGTCTGCACCTCGTCGCCCACCTCGTAGCAGCATGAGCCGATGCCCGGGCCTATAGCAGCGAGCATGTCGGCTGGGTCGGAGCCGAAGTGCTTGCGCATCTCGCCCACCCCTT belongs to Clostridia bacterium and includes:
- a CDS encoding aminodeoxychorismate/anthranilate synthase component II — protein: MIFVLDNYDSFTYNLVQYLGELGGEVVVRRNDQVTLEQIEDLRPDRILVSPGPCTPKEAGISIPLIQHFAGKVPLLGVCLGHQAIGAAFGARVIRAANLMHGKTSAVEHDGRTIFNGVASPMTATRYHSLIVAEENLPADLEVSARTREADGTQIIMGLRHRRFAVEGVQFHPESVLTGDGKTLIRNFLKL
- a CDS encoding HU family DNA-binding protein, translated to MTKADLIEEVSRLVELTRKDSEVIVETIFDSVVRSLRAGDKIEIRGFGSFRTRQRQPRVGRNPKTGARVEVPAKKIPFFKPSKELKDMVNTASQQPAAAAAIESTPEPTPGEGNA
- the sppA gene encoding signal peptide peptidase SppA; amino-acid sequence: MAEQTRSRVLLWVLVGGGAFFLFLLAIFTLVYFSMRSDSKSEFAAFGDKIGVVDLEGVILSPKETVKHLKKFADDDSIKAIVVHVNTPGGGAAASEEIYREVKRIRDEKKKRIVASIETVGASGGYYVASATNKIYANDASIVGSIGVIAEWYNYADLMKWAKLKEVTLKAGEFKDTGSPTRDMTPSERAYMQSLVDNMHEQFIHSVAQGRGMKDEDVKSIADGKVWTGQQALPLKLVDEISDFQGAVKDTAKAVGIRGEPTLVRPTKEKKTLADILFGDISDYIPDRAKLMQTNIGFYYLWK
- a CDS encoding PilZ domain-containing protein: MPAFPSEQRATRRFPLKLPVTVRYAQGRPETNAQTRDVSSRGICFYMDSRLDTGSQIEFTLTLPPEITMTEAIRVRCRGKVVRVESPLPGGKIATAAEIDKYEFVSEQYGAAAV